ggaagaaatagcaataatacagaagttgccttcggcttacgtccgaggaggcctattttcagtcatcttttgttatctacatgtgtttgtaactcttagcccgttatcaaattctcaacacttctaatctaggtttcaagcccacgctctacaaattttattgtctaaggctcgttgggcctgagcctgtagttgtctttgggtccaggtgcaattgtgcacttacaacaatCAAATATAATCAATGTTAAAATATTCATGTGTCTCTCTCTGGCTCAGAATTGAgctaaagaataaaaaatttcacaacatacTCACtaaatcaataatttaattattgtgGTTGAGAATTTACTGCAGCATAGAAAATATGTAATCGATATAATGCTCAATTATAAGCCATATTAATTACTAATGACAAAAACCACGTCTAAATAATGATTTAGGTAGAGTTAGAAATCATTACAACAATTGCAAAGTcccaaacttttaattttaagtcTAAAAAAGGCAAACAACCAAACTGCCAACATACCAAACGCATAGTCATCATGTATATTATATTGGCTAGGCAGctagtttagattttatattaaTGGGGGACCAATAGCATTTAATAATAATCCCTTACTCAAACAAAAGGTATTTTTGTTATATGCCTATTACATGATTAAGTATGATATATattttcagtcaaaaaaaaaaaaaagtatggaaTATGTGGCTTTACCCTCACACAACTAATTTATAGAAATGGAATGCTAATCAACCTTTGTTACCCTTGTTTAAGTGAATTAAGCTTAAAAATGAAAGGATAAATGCTAAGTATAAGTATGAGACATGGGAATTGATTAACAATAGTCTCGGATTGCTTATATTATGCTCCTCAAAATTGGCCCGAGATATACATGACACTTGATTAAAGATTACAATGATGATCCTCTATTTTCTCCCTTTCTTTCAGATGTTTTCATGCCCCCCTTTACAAAGGCCTCTGCCTTATATAGTTTGCCCTAGGTTGTATCTTGGCCTTCCACTTGGAGGGTTAGGGTTCATTTCCCCTAATACGTGTCCCATCAGGGCCTCACTAGAAAGTTTCTACACCAGGTAATGAGATGTGATGACactgttcaaaggtcatttcttcattaatgcggtcagCTAAGTGGGTTCAGAGTATTGAATGCGGAGGTGGTGGATGCATTATCTACATTCTTCCCTTTCTCACTTGACGACAAATCGTCTTTATCTTCCTCGGTTTATGCTCGATAGTCTTCAGAACTAGTCCTCAGCCCTTTCAAGGACAGTTCAATATCCTCGGTGTCCTCAGGTATGGTAGTCTCCTTGTACTTGTGGTGAGTTGTTTACATTTTCCCCGAGAACTCACTGCCAATGCTTTCTGAGGTCTGTTCTTCTGACATTGGCCTTCTCTCATTTGCCCTTGTTCTTAGAGTCTTGCCCTTCTACAGTATATATTTGTGCTCTTTTACTTagctttcttttaaaaaaatattagtgaaGGAAGGAGAAAAATCAAATAGGATTGTAAAATGAATAGATTAATTGTGTCCGCTCATTAAAGTAACATTtggtaactttttttatttttatatttatgaatgtATTCCAGGAAAatgcattttattaaaatgcaaaaatgCATTATGGTAGATTGcatttttctaaattatttgCATTTGGTAATACGCTGAAACTATTACTAAAAAGTAATTATGAATGGAATTGTGTATGACTATGTCATTGGAGAAAATGAGGAAATTGTTAGCAAGTATATtgtcctttcttttttaatgcaaaattatttattaaaaataaactaatgtAAATTGCCGATTGCCCCAGTTACTAAAAGTCAAATACTTTTTCAAAACCTCATGTTTACTAGCTTCTACTAGAACAACGGATTCCTTTATCTGGAAAGCTATAATGAGAGGTATTAGCCACATTAGGCTTGTTTAGAatctgtttattttgctaaaattgaaaacattttactaaaagtattgtagataaaggtaaaagttagttaaaatagtacaatgaaactcatgaataatatcaaaaagtgcagtaaaacccataaatagtagcaaaaataagttaaatagtaaaataagctgaacTTCTAAGCTGGAGTCAAACATACACTAAGCAAGGGCTTACCTAACAAAGAGGAAACGAAAatgcaattaatttttggtatgaCATATGGCTCCCAAGGGGGCCACTGCGAAACATATTTATAGGTCTCGTAAGTCTGTAACAATCTTTATtgtaacatttttacaaacaattAATATGACAAATTCTTACTAGTTAGTTCTTATTTAAACCCATCActgacattatttttttgtttttcaataacCACTCGTTACAtcagtaatttataaaataatttatgattttagcattttccaaaGATAAGTCATACTAACCCTATCAAACATCAAAGTTGTAACCTCTTGGGACATCAAAACTTTCCATTCACATATTTCTAGATATTCTTAAACAAATTTGTGCATATCTAGAAACCTAAAAACCTCAACAACCAAGCATTGGATGTTCAAATCTAGCCTTCATCTGTTCGGCAATGCTCAACAAAGGAAGCAAGTAACTTTATCTCTCCCtcattttttactttatctattatcaatcccttttttttttctttttctttttctttttctctttgttagtaGAAATAAATTGCAATACTTTgtgtatatgtatttttttttacattaatatatttaattatctctttattagattttgtatactttaaatttattagtGACCATCCTACAAtataattattgtttaaattgttttagcctaaataaattgttagtttatcaaattgtttttttaaaacctttaaccattttttatttaacaatttctttaaaataattcaattgaTTTGATTACCCATACACCTTATTCATCAAATATATTCAATTCTTCCACGAACAATTGGATTCCCACCCACAGCTCCCAAATTTCCCATTAGCCTTTCTCCTAAACCCATTTCATcctcacttaattttttttttttttaaagcgcCATTATCAGAACCACCAATTAGAGTTCAACCCCAAAGTCGTTGAGTCATCATCCAGGATCTAAACCACTGCTAAATTATCAGCCTCACTCGGCCGGAAAACTCCTCCAAAAGACAGAAACCCctcacctttattgccatgaaTGCCATCATAGGTCACCATTCTTACCCCAAACCCACAAAACCTCAATTGAGGCTCACACCACTACCAACTCACCGTGAGCCCATCAATGAATTTGCCTAGCCTCCAAGCCACCATTGTTGGTGGCTCCTCATCGGCAACGAAGTTGTTATTGCATCATTTAAATGGTTTGTATATACTTTGGATTGAGGAAGTAAAAGATGTACAGAGAGATGAGAAACCGAAGAGGAGAGGAAGGAAAGGGGAAAGAAACAGGTTCAAAAGAGTCGAGGGGCCGTGTGGTGTACTGTGTACATTAAGTGGGCCCCATACACTTTAGCAAAATTAATAACTAGAATGCAAAATTAGAGACTTGTGAATTTGAAAACAACTTACCAAACACACAATGGTATGTTTGGATGGAAGAATTTGAGTACAAGATTTTGGgtgattaaaattcaaatattttatttagacagtttaaaaattattaaaggtttggattttgacaaatatatcaaagattttaaatcttaaaattaGAAGTATCAATATGGGTTAGCGTGTCATATTTGTATTATGTCGAGGTAGAATATTTGACTAAATGTCTTAACCCAAATTCAACCTATTTAATAATTGTGTCATGATCATTCAAGCCTAACCCGGTCTGTTAATGAAGTGAGTTGACATAATCCAATTCACTTGACATGCTTAATAGATAGGTCAtgttgggttgacacgaatATGATACAACTCATTTCAACCtgtttaatattaaattaacaTCCATATAGAAATAAGTTATTTACATCCGAAAAGTAGTATATACATACACTTCAAGTCAGttcaacaaattataagaaTGTTTAGAGATTTAAagtttgtagggtttagagatcCAGGgttttgtaaagtttcaatttacaattttatCACTTATAAGTTTtggtaattactcactttttttAAGGTTTGAAATATaggttggatataaaaggtatttgacaaatttaaaataaaatgaatatttatttgttatacgaaTTAAACGAAGTGTGTTAAATGTGTCATTTCaggttaacacaaataaattggcatGTCAAATATGTCTATTGCAGATCATGCGGGCTGACTCGCTTATGACacattaatttcttattgcgtcACTTTCGAGTCGACCCGTTTATAACCCAAACCGGCTAAGTCCCAACCATAACTCACAAAAACTAGTGTCGTGTTTAAGGGTCGTATCAAACATTGATACCCCTACTTAAAATTCTTGAGTTTGAAATAAATCATAAACTCAtagattttaatatttatgGATTTGGAATGAAAGCATTTCAAATCCATCACTtaaaaattcaaactcaaaatccaaattcaaatctaattaaccaaacacaacctaaatgaaatataaaatgcattttattttgaaaaaattttagctCCAGTTCGATTTGGAGTTATCTTCCTTCAACCCATTATGTTGCAATTGAAGAGACATATCTTTGTACAATTTTAGTCACATGACGGTTTCAATGAATTATGTAACTTATTCAAATGATATACATAAATAATCTTATAATTCGCCACGTAGTTGATTGtgaaaattttctccaaactaaATTAGAGCTAATCTTTGTCCTTTTAGTTTATGGAATCAGTGAAATGAATTCTTTATAGAGTTTCCAAATTGCCCCTAATATTCTCAACTatacaaataatatttgatttcacGTGTAAGGGTTAGGCTTAATTCTAGTATCTAGTAGTACTAGACCTATTGAGATGATGACATGTGTTCACTTTTGGACAAATGTCACCATCTGACAAGTTCCAGTGCAGTACTAGATGCACTAAACCTAAACCAAGTCCCAATTGTAAAGCTCAATTAGCAATGAACCAAGCTTGAACAAAGCCAAGCGTCGCTTGCTATATATGTTCGTGAACATTAACTATAATATATAGTACTTTCTATAATTTGAAACATTAAAGAAGCACTTATCCAAAAATGCACACATTTGGCTTCCTGTTTTATAAAAACTATAATTAATGAAGTGTACATAATGAACTAGTaaattctagttttttttttttataaacaattttagTATAAAGTTTGGTAGCTAATGCACTGAGAAATGTATAAACATAGGTTTCTTAAGTAAAAATTGCACTAAGTTAATAAACTTAACCAACTTAGTAGAACTCATGAGCAAGCTCAACCTCATTAAGTTATTGAGAAACTAATGAACAAAACTTGAATATAAAAATTGAGCCTGTTGTTAGctctagggaaaaaaaagtacagaATCAAGCTTTGAACATCTAAATGCTCAACTTGCCGTCTTGGCTCATTTTATAGCCACCAAAGTAATATATATTGAGGAGTAACCCGCAAATTACAGCATATTTTTCTATATCAATTCAGGTATCACAAATCActaattaatcacaaaaaataattcaatatttaattattatgttGTTAAAATAGCATCAATCATATTTATCATCATATCAATGTTGTAAGTGATTTGTAgtacttttaacatttttcaatttGGGGGATTATTTAGATAAAAGTTTAAAGCCTCTGTTGATAGACACATTCTGAATTTGGTTTAGAAACAAATTTTCCACCTAACTATTTGCAAGTTCATGAATTAGAAACGAAATTGCCCATTGCTTGATTATCATCTCTGCAGGGACCCGCTAAATTTTTTGATCCTTTAGTATCTGTTAAATCACATTACTTTAATAACTGCTAGGTGCTACTAAAGATGGTTGTGGGGTTTCTTGATGAAGTCTTCTTCACGATACACTTTTTGTTCATTTCTTAAGATCTATTTCTTCTCGGTTACTAAAAGTCGTTCTGTCCACAATGGAAGTCTTTCTTTAAAGAGGAAATAATACATTTTGTGTAATTAGTTCTGTAAAACGCATACCCTTATTTAAACTTTTCGTATTGCCAGGGTTAAGTATGATGTTTTCTAATGATGGACGTATTCCAAAATGCCTTAAACTATGTTAGGTACAATAATGACAATGAGAGAATTTCTATGACTTCTTTACGTGACTAGTTTTCTTCCCAATGTTGCAACTATTGAGGCTAATCTGGCATCAATTGGTGCCGGCTTATGAGGAGTTTCAGGATCTTCCTACTGTGGTGcaaacaattttgttttgttttttaaacaaaactattttgtttttggattaaCTCAGATAGTTTTAGTACTTTTCCCCGAATAATCAGTGGTGGAGCCAAGTTATGATTTTagtaaatcaattaaaatatactcAAAAGACATGcatacaaatttataatatgtgTGTATGAAAAACACAAATGTATACAAATTTACAATGTgtgtttgaaaaatacaaattaaaattttttaattgcaaaataAGTTATAACTCATTGACatattgtatataaatttatcaaatgatatatatatatatatatatatatatatatatatatatatatatatatatgtatgtatgtatgtattaaaGAGAACTTATTATCTTTCTAAATTATAAGGAATATACAAAAGTTATCTAGTTTTCTTTGaacatatacaaaaatatccataataataataataatgattctttatttttgataaatcaaagcattatatataatatttgtctatatatataaagaaaataatatctATGACAAATGAATaactaattataaaaatgtgtgggttctagttagctcaattggtaaagtctctaatggttgaataagatatcTGGAATTCAAttcctgcctacaccaaaaactgattagtgttttggtctgataataaagaattattatctggagcggacgccataggttaaaATGGGTGGGGTGTTAAAaagctttcttttattttagggGGCTACCTATCTAGAATacagttggtttttttttttttcatttcccgaAAGGTATTGTTCCGACTCGCAAATGTTTCTCTTTtgaataaactaaaaaattttaggggGCCCAAGTCAGTTTTTGAATACCCAAattgtaaaaactaaaaatcttcAAAAGAACGCAATTAATGgtaaaagaaattcaaaactgggggggtgggggggggggagtggTGGGGATGCCCCCATTGACTAACGTGGCTCTGTCATTGCATGTAATGGTTAGTAGTAAATTGTAAGGAAGCTGGAAACATAGTATCAATggttaatttaaaataaatttctttactacaaattattttacaacttttttgtCACATATTTGATATAGTAAATGACTTGTAATTGTTTATCATTTAAAcatgaacaaactttttttttctactgtTCATACTCTACCACGTCACAATTCTGGCAAGAAGTTTTGAATTAATTTGTGTTCTTAGATTTCTTATACccaatatatataacaataaaataaataaataattgaggCTGCTGGACTTGTTATTACGTGATAACATGGGCTTTGTTCTGCTGCAACTGATGTATCATATGAAATTAATGGTCGACTTTGAAGTGGTAATACAGCATTTAGGAATTGCTTTTATGTTAACAACGAAATCCCTTCAAGTTATATTGAAATGGCAtgttatttagttatttatatattctgGTGAAGGACCTTTTATATCAATGATAGCGACTCGACTATAGGAAAGCATATCACAGATATTagaattccaaaaaaaaaaaaatctaagaacaCACTGTAATGCAAAAGTAGATTCATTACGCTTCAAGTAGCTGGCACAGACTCTCTTTGTGCTCGTAGATTCATGAAGGTACTTTGAACTGGAACAACATTATGGTTTCTGACTTAACATTGTTGTTAACTTTTTTATTCATGCAATTTACACTTGCTCTACCAGTTCAACAGGaaatcattcttctttttattattttaatgtgttgaaatTCATGTTGGGAAACATGAAATTCTTGATGTCATTCCCTAAGAAAGGTGCAGAACATGCCAAGTTTAGGGCTTTCTCCTCTTCAATCAAGCAACTTCAACGAGAAAAAGATCTATAGCAATAAAAAGATCACTGTATTCAAACACTATAGAACACATTTTTCTTGAAAGATGGTTGAGACAGAACACATATCCCAAAATCAATGTCAATGAAAAAGTTTTACTCTTTATAATTGACTGCTTTATCCGTATTTTGTAAGGGATTCATTGAGCCGTATCAATTATTATCTAAAACTCTGACCAAGTTCTGCTGCCAAAATAACAGTTAAATTAAAGAAGTAGATAGATCCATAAGTACTAACTATCACTGAATTATTGCCGAGAGAAAAATGCCCTCTTCTTCCCTAGAGAAGAATCTCTAAACTCCACTGCTCTACTCACCTAAATCTAAGCGACctaacacctctctctctctctctctctctctctctctctcacacacacacacacacacaaacaaacacataaaagCAGAGGTACAAAAGATGTAAAAATAAAGGTGGCAGTCTAACTACCATGTTCATATGTTCGATTCCTTAAGAGGGAAAAGGAAGACACATCCTTTTCCGAGGGTCGGTTTTGCCATTTTAAAGCCATGAAAGCTTTGGTACTGCTGCCTCTGAATGTTGAAAATTTGTGTTTAGAAACAGCCACAGAGACGTGGCCCATGCCTTCCTAGTTGTAGACCCTCATCAACTTAGTAATCACACATGTCactttatttttgaataatcTTGTTTTCATTCCGCTACTCCAACATGTTGTGTCTTACATCGCAACCAGTTAATTTCAACATGTTGTATAACAACCAAGGTCCCACAACTCTAAACCCCAAATGATCAATATCAGATGGTGTAGGTTTTTGGATATCTAATTACGAATTCCatcatacatattttttttttaatatgtcgACAACAACCAAGCTTTAGTCTCAAATATTATCAGATCGACTATGGACTAACAACAAATTAGTCATGATGGACTATATGTTAAGAGATGCCCCAATGAATATCTATAGTGGGTCCTTTAATATTAAAGTCACGAAATTTTAGTCTACCATTAACCTACTACAATATAAATCTTCCCTTTTTTCACAAACTTGGGTCATAAGAACAAACTATATGACACCAAGTacaatcatattttttatttgaaaaaagaaaaaagaaaaagagcagTGGTCTTACAATTACTGACTTTGTTTCCTCAGCCCTAGGCCTCATGgcaggaagatcaacagcactCTTTTAAGTAGAGGCAAGACAAAAATTGAACTTTAGTAGGAACACATACATACAGATCTCTCTCACTCTTACACACTCAATGTTTTGCTCACAGTAAGTGTGTGAAGCAAAGGTAGAATATGCATTAAAGATTGGGAACTATGCCACCCCCAAATGCCATGGAAATATCATTATCTTTCTGCATCATAAGCAGAAGAGACATCAAACCTTATCACCTGATCTTTCTTATCTCTCTGTTGCACTGAAACGAATCCCACCTCCCTTCCCACCCCACCTGTCTAGCAACATAAATAGATATATGCACACGTGTGTACAAGCAGACTTCATGCTCACCCAAATGATACCTTATATTCCACACACGTGTGAAACACTGAAGGAAGAGATATAGATTGCACTAGAGAAgtattttcttatctttttcttacaaaattcaatGGAATTTAACAAAGAAATTAACCAATTGGTAAACTGTACCGTTAGCACTCCAAATCACTTATCTGGCACTTAAGAGCATAAACTAGTGTGTAGTTTCTGCTTCTCAAACCAAGAAAAGTGTTTCCAAATGTTAACCTAATGATGCTTTCTTAATTAACCCGAACAACATGCTGTCCCATATTCAAAgacataaaaattaacaaaacaattttttttttttttttttcatttcatataCATATTAACTCGTACTAAAATTACGATGTCAAattaaaaaagtagaaaaaaaaaaaaacagttatgGGGGTTCCTTAGAATTTCCTCGTTTGCCTATCAAAAGATTGCCAGCAGCTCTAAATCTCAAATTCTTCTTCACGATGTAATTGATGAAATATATCACTAAAGATGAAGATCCAAACTGACATGGTCTGTCACGCTCGTTTTGGATTCATAAACATACCTGCTTTGTGAAGTAGAGCCACCAACCTGCGAGTGTGAAGGCTTTAACTCATCACCAGCAAACAGTGGCAAAGGGTGCATCGAGTTCCGAGTAGTAGGGTTACTACTTTGGACAGTTGGGATTCTCCACAAAGGTAAAGGACTCCCATTTATAGGTGCAGGCTGAGAATACGAGCTAGTGTGGCTTCCATAATACCTGGCTGTGTTAGAATTATTAGTGTTCCATGAAGGGTAAGTCATAGGTGGCATTGGAGAAGAGCCAAGCCGGTGGTAATTCATGAGGCCATAGACGTGTGCATCAGAGAGACTACTATGCACCATAGCTGACTGAAGGTGTGCTCTTTTTGCGTGTTGACGTTCCCTTTTATGTGCGTTTTGATGACCCCCTAAGGCTTGAGAGGTAGGGAAGTTTCGACAACAGTAATGGCACTCGAATCTCCGGTTGCTCTCACCGTTTTCACTGTTGTTGTTGGTGCTATTGTTGTTGTCTTTTGTAATATCATCGCATGCGTTGAGCTCAGCTGACTCGGATTCATCTGTGGTGGAAGCTGGGATGTTGTTGTCACTGCCAAACTCTATGCCAAAAAGCCTAATGCTTTTTTCTTTAACTGGTGCTGGTCGAATGAAAGGGAGCTGAGAGAATGATTCAACGTTCATGAAGTCATGGGTTTCTCTATCACTCGTCTTGTCCAtgtggagaagaagaagatgaacacAGAGAttcagagagaaagagagagagagaaagagaga
This genomic stretch from Castanea sativa cultivar Marrone di Chiusa Pesio chromosome 9, ASM4071231v1 harbors:
- the LOC142610002 gene encoding zinc finger protein 8 — its product is MDKTSDRETHDFMNVESFSQLPFIRPAPVKEKSIRLFGIEFGSDNNIPASTTDESESAELNACDDITKDNNNSTNNNSENGESNRRFECHYCCRNFPTSQALGGHQNAHKRERQHAKRAHLQSAMVHSSLSDAHVYGLMNYHRLGSSPMPPMTYPSWNTNNSNTARYYGSHTSSYSQPAPINGSPLPLWRIPTVQSSNPTTRNSMHPLPLFAGDELKPSHSQVGGSTSQSRYVYESKTSVTDHVSLDLHL